Proteins encoded in a region of the Triticum dicoccoides isolate Atlit2015 ecotype Zavitan chromosome 3A, WEW_v2.0, whole genome shotgun sequence genome:
- the LOC119270334 gene encoding UV-stimulated scaffold protein A homolog, translating into MPRAAGRPPPSEQGPSPSPYTPAADSSVAALIDRATSTTAPSVDPALLRAIKSSARASDGAVRDAFRLLLSLMAKPHSHVRLLAFSIVDELFMRSKLFRSLLADTLDGFLPLAVGFRTNEQLPPPAASAATLRKAAIQALERWHHLFGVHYRQLRLAVEYLKSSARIQFPGLRAAVEARAAREARTQEILTAKVEQLRSTIESIKAEIRSTIQEIRNGLDIIRAEYEKFERYADDDDEEEEIASMAMRSIRTASLMAGQWVPETQENEAVFDALREAYRLLVSKHFSTIQDWISVLVRVNLADNRFRDSALKEFIDVKNEIRAVRSQCNELGLDLDNVRRKKDVQEEDEEDWVEGKIEVPSPPRVVSNLDVAGSSKDNRKGKSMVNSGNGDMPNGGNRSQEMDPERKKLLSEAPLVSWSSVLDRWGSNMDAHVNQRGLELESHWGRMDNDAVIPAAKIAELNVHHSVYKEEPVEILPCHAPLKKGGLCQRRDLKICPFHGPIIPRDARGNPIGKIGGSSDAGGDPLEQKVDIREAGGNPINTNGGIDSEYTQEEGQEPSTSMMTSINNDTSDIDLSKITVDQLAMQAIKNVRKRDMDDKARERAQRARVRQHNEDVLRQAAIASTPHSAAAYGQPSEALGRRGRRRAKTKEPTLSSMLKKKVTAKDRIAGRLLNGHARDATIREASNTEDMTYREAFPNQWQ; encoded by the exons ATGCCGCGTGCCGCCGGCCGACCGCCGCCGTCGGAGCAGGGCCCGAGCCCCTCCCCCTACACCCCGGCGGCGGACTCCTCCGTCGCGGCCCTCATCGACCGCGCCACCTCCACCACGGCCCCCTCCGTCGACCCCGCCCTCCTCCGGGCCATCAAGTCCTCGGCGCGCGCCTCCGACGGCGCCGTCCGcgacgccttccgcctcctcctctccctcatgGCCAAGCCCCACTCCCAC GTGCGGCTCCTGGCCTTCAGCATCGTCGACGAGCTCTTCATGCGCTCCAAGCTCTTCCGCTCCCTCCTCGCGGACACGCTCGACGGGTTCCTCCCGCTGGCCGTCGGCTTCCGCACCAACGAGCAgctcccgccgcccgccgcctccgccgccacgcTCCGGAAGGCCGCCATCCAGGCGCTCGAGCGCTGGCACCACCTCTTCGGCGTGCACTACCGCCAGCTCCGTCTCGCCGTCGAGTACCTCAAGTCGTCCGCGCGCATCCAGTTCCCCGGCCTACGCGCGGCCGTCGAGGCCCGTGCCGCGCGGGAGGCACGCACGCAGGAGATCTTGACAGCCAAGGTCGAACAGCTGCGGTCCACGATTGAATCCATAAAGGCTGAAATCCGGTCCACCATCCAAGAGATCCGCAACGGGCTGGACATCATCCGGGCTGAGTATGAGAAATTCGAGCGTTATGcagacgatgatgacgaggaggaggagattgCTTCAATGGCGATGCGGAGTATCAGGACAGCATCGTTGATGGCCGGGCAATGGGTGCCTGAAACTCAGGAAAACGAGGCGGTTTTCGATGCGTTGAGGGAGGCGTACCGGCTCCTTGTATCGAAGCATTTCAGCACGATTCAGGATTGGATATCTGTGCTTGTCAGGGTCAATCTTGCAGATAATCGGTTCAGAGATTCTGCGTTGAAGGAATTCATCGATGTTAAGAATGAAATACGTGCTGTAAGAAGCCAGTGCAATGAGCTTGGTCTTGACCTTGATAATGTTCGTAGGAAGAAGGATGTTcaggaggaagacgaagaggatTGGGTGGAGGGAAAGATTGAAGTTCCTAGTCCTCCTAGAGTTGTGAGCAATCTAGATGTTGCAGGTTCCAGCAAGGACAATAGGAAGGGAAAGAGCATGGTGAATTCTGGCAATGGTGACATGCCAAATGGTGGTAATAGATCTCAGGAGATGGATCCAGAGAGAAAAAAGCTCCTTTCCGAAGCCCCTTTGGTATCATGGAGCTCTGTCTTGGATCGGTGGGGTTCAAATATGGATGCACATGTGAACCAGAGAGGGCTTGAGCTCGAGAGCCATTGGGGGAGGATGGATAATGACGCTGTTATACCTGCAGCAAAGATTGCAGAGTTAAACGTTCACCATTCTGTTTATAAAGAAGAGCCAGTTGAGATCCTACCATGTCATGCACCTCTGAAGAAAGGAGGTCTTTGCCAGAGAAGGGATCTCAAGATATGCCCTTTTCATGGGCCCATCATCCCACGTGATGCAAGAGGAAATCCAATTGGCAAAATTGGTGGCAGCTCTGATGCGGGAGGCGATCCGCTTGAGCAAAAAGTAGACATTCGTGAGGCAGGAGGAAATCCAATTAACACAAATGGAGGCATTGATAGTGAATATACACAGGAGGAGGGTCAGGAGCCCTCTACTTCAATGATGACAAGCATAAATAATGACACCAGCGACATTGATCTTAGTAAAATTACAGTGGATCAGTTGGCGATGCAAGCGATTAAGAATGTTCGGAAAAGGGATATGGACGACAAAGCACGGGAAAGAGCCCAACGTGCGAGAGTCCGCCAGCACAATGAAGATGTTCTGCGGCAAGCGGCTATTGCTTCAACGCCCCACTCAGCGGCAGCATATGGCCAGCCTTCGGAAGCACTGGGTCGACGTGGTCGACGTCGAGCTAAGACGAAGGAACCTACACTATCATCAATGCTGAAGAAGAAAGTTACCGCAAAAGATAGGATTGCAGGGAGGCTTCTAAATGGTCATGCTAGGGACGCAACAATAAGAGAAGCTTCTAATACTGAGGATATGACCTACAGGGAAGCATTCCCAAATCAGTGGCAGTGA